In a single window of the Nitrospira sp. genome:
- the aepY gene encoding phosphonopyruvate decarboxylase, which translates to MLNPQKFVECLKRHGVEFFTGVPDSLLKELCSCIAHTSRPRAHLIAANEGGAVALAIGYHLATRGIPLIYLQNSGLGNVVNPLLSLADEEVYSVPMLFVIGWRGEPGVHDEPQHKKQGRVMVPMLEAMEIPYSVLGADVDDAETIVKDAVVHIQKTGGPFALVIKKGAFTAYAAPRLEKADFALSREEAIQQVVDVLDERDVVVSTTGMPSRELYEYRRKRGDGHHRDFLTVGGMGHASQIALGIALQESERSVYCLDGDGALLMHMGGVALAGTLKLNNFKHIVLNNGAHDSVGGQPTVALDIDILSIARAAGYERATRARTQSELQTCLQELKGLPGPSLLEIQVRCGARKDLGRPETTPIQNKDAFMDFLESAR; encoded by the coding sequence ATGCTGAATCCACAAAAATTTGTTGAGTGCCTCAAGCGGCATGGCGTTGAGTTTTTCACGGGAGTGCCAGATTCACTTCTCAAGGAACTCTGTTCCTGCATTGCTCATACCAGTCGGCCCAGAGCGCATCTCATCGCTGCCAACGAAGGTGGAGCCGTGGCTCTGGCGATCGGATATCACCTCGCAACGCGGGGAATCCCCCTTATTTATTTGCAAAACTCTGGGTTGGGCAACGTCGTCAATCCACTTTTGTCGCTCGCAGATGAAGAAGTGTATTCCGTTCCGATGCTCTTTGTCATTGGATGGCGCGGTGAGCCAGGGGTACACGATGAACCTCAGCATAAGAAGCAAGGCAGAGTGATGGTTCCTATGCTTGAGGCCATGGAGATTCCTTATTCGGTACTGGGGGCTGACGTGGATGATGCAGAGACCATCGTGAAAGATGCTGTGGTACATATCCAAAAAACCGGCGGCCCCTTCGCATTGGTGATCAAGAAAGGAGCCTTTACGGCATATGCAGCACCTCGGCTAGAGAAAGCAGACTTTGCGCTGTCCCGAGAAGAGGCAATTCAGCAGGTGGTTGATGTGCTCGATGAGCGGGATGTCGTTGTCTCCACAACTGGTATGCCCTCTCGAGAGCTCTATGAATACAGGCGCAAACGGGGCGATGGTCACCATCGGGATTTCCTCACGGTCGGTGGTATGGGGCATGCCTCGCAAATTGCGCTGGGGATTGCGCTTCAAGAGTCAGAACGGTCTGTGTATTGTCTTGATGGAGATGGGGCACTCCTGATGCATATGGGAGGGGTGGCCTTGGCCGGAACACTGAAGCTGAACAATTTTAAGCATATTGTTTTGAACAATGGTGCTCATGACTCAGTGGGTGGGCAACCGACTGTGGCTCTGGATATCGATATCCTGAGTATCGCTCGTGCAGCTGGGTATGAGCGAGCGACCAGGGCTCGAACACAATCAGAATTGCAGACGTGCCTTCAGGAGCTCAAAGGCTTGCCGGGACCAAGCCTCTTGGAGATTCAGGTCCGGTGCGGAGCGCGAAAAGACTTAGGACGTCCGGAAACGACCCCAATTCAGAATAAGGACGCCTTTATGGATTTTCTTGAGTCTGCTCGGTAG